The following coding sequences lie in one Calidithermus timidus DSM 17022 genomic window:
- the fni gene encoding type 2 isopentenyl-diphosphate Delta-isomerase, giving the protein MDIAARKRKHLEVCLEGPVNYARLTTGLERYRLAYRALPELRLEDVDLSTCFLGKRLAAPFLIGAMTGGEEYGGRINRALAEAAERVGVGMMLGSQRVMLEKPQSRASFQVREVAPTALLIGNLGLVQLNRGYTAEHLRRAVEAVGADALALHANPLQEAVQRGDTDFAGLRAKLEQVLREVSFPVLLKEVGHGFSGEVARGLVGLPLAALDVAGAGGTNWARVEELVRYGEVRHPELCEVGLPTAQALVECRAALPGLPLVASGGIRSGTDAAKALALGAQAVAVARPLLEPALQGPDAVVAWLEDFLWELRVALYAVGARTPAEALGRVVAV; this is encoded by the coding sequence ATGGACATCGCCGCTCGCAAGCGCAAGCACCTCGAGGTCTGCCTCGAGGGACCTGTGAACTACGCCCGCCTGACCACGGGGCTCGAGCGCTACCGTCTGGCCTACCGGGCGCTGCCCGAGCTGCGCTTGGAGGACGTAGACCTCTCGACTTGCTTCCTGGGCAAGCGGCTGGCCGCGCCCTTTTTGATCGGGGCCATGACCGGGGGTGAAGAGTACGGGGGGCGCATCAACCGGGCGCTGGCCGAGGCCGCCGAGCGGGTGGGGGTGGGGATGATGCTGGGCAGCCAGCGGGTGATGCTGGAGAAGCCGCAGAGCAGGGCCAGCTTCCAGGTGCGTGAGGTGGCCCCCACCGCGCTGCTGATCGGTAACCTGGGGCTGGTGCAGCTCAACCGGGGTTACACCGCCGAACACCTGCGCCGCGCGGTCGAGGCGGTGGGCGCCGATGCCCTTGCCCTACACGCCAACCCCCTGCAAGAGGCCGTGCAGCGCGGCGACACCGACTTCGCGGGCCTGAGGGCCAAGCTGGAGCAGGTCCTGCGGGAAGTCTCCTTCCCCGTATTGCTCAAGGAGGTGGGGCACGGCTTTTCGGGGGAGGTGGCCCGGGGGCTCGTCGGCCTGCCGCTGGCCGCGCTCGACGTGGCCGGGGCCGGGGGCACCAACTGGGCCAGGGTCGAGGAGCTGGTGCGCTACGGCGAGGTGCGCCATCCCGAGCTCTGCGAGGTCGGGCTGCCCACCGCCCAGGCCCTCGTCGAGTGCCGCGCGGCCCTGCCCGGCCTGCCCTTGGTGGCCTCCGGGGGTATCCGCAGCGGCACTGACGCCGCCAAGGCCCTGGCGCTGGGGGCGCAGGCGGTGGCGGTGGCGCGGCCCCTGCTGGAGCCTGCCCTGCAGGGCCCCGACGCGGTAGTGGCCTGGCTCGAGGACTTCCTCTGGGAGTTGCGCGTGGCGCTCTACGCCGTGGGGGCCCGCACCCCAGCCGAAGCCCTGGGGCGCGTCGTGGCAGTCTAA